DNA sequence from the Vibrio pelagius genome:
CTGTTGCATCAAAACATGACACTGTTATCAACTATAGCTCAGTTCAATCCATTGAGCTAAGTTTCATATCTAACACTAAATTCGCTGCGTGACAAATATATTTCAAACGCACTACGATTTAATGAAACCAGAATTGATCTTGATCTCTTTTTAGCTCCCAATTCGCAAAGCCAGTCGCATAAGTCAGCTATATCATTGCTAAATACGAAATTTACCCGCCTAATCAAGCATTAACGTCAAATTATGTAAGCCTCCTAAGTTTGGATTATCCTAGGGTCTGCCAATGAAGAAACCTTTATTGTTAGCTTTTACCGCCGGTTTTATTCTGTTTGTCGTCGCCGGGCAGAAAATGGGTTGGTTCAAATCCGGTAATTCAGAGTCCTTCCCCAAATTCCCAAAGATACCAGGTTACAGCGTCACTAAAAACTTCGACGGAGAATGGGTCGGCAGCCGAATAAACACCACTAACAACAACCTTTGTGAGCGCACTACCATCACTGGCCGTATCGAGAATGGCAAAGCCACATTGCGCCTCACCTACAATGGCACTTCACTTAAAGGCTGGGTGGCCGAAGACACCCACATACTCACCTTATATGCTAATCACAGGCAGTGGGACTACCGCTTTTCAGGAAAAGTCTCTGCTGATAAGGTGACAGGTGATTGGTATCTCACCAACGGCCCGTGTCGAGGCCATTGGTATTTAGAACGCGTAACAGGGAAGAGTTAAGTGAATTATGTCTAAGATTGTTTTAACAGGGTACATTGAGGTTCCAACGGAAGACCTTGAAGCCGTGCTCACTGCACTACCAATTCATAAAGCCCTGACGAACCAAGAACCAGGCTGCTTGATCTTCGAGGTCACTCAAGATCAACATATCCCAAATAAATTCAGTGTTTACGAAGAGTTTGTTGATCAACAAGCTTTTGACACACACCAACAACGTGTTAAAAGCTCTGAATGGGGAAAAATCACTCACAAGGTTGAACGCCACTATCAAATCATTGGTAGCAGCTCATCGTGAGTGAGGTTGAGGTCAATACTTTTTGAGGTCTAAGCTAACTTAACGCGATCCTAAACTAACTTAACGCAATAAAGCGGATTAGGCGCTTTGTTAACGAAATACTCCCAGATATGGTCATAGACTGCATGTTGATTTGGGAACGGCGCTAACTGTTTCGCTTCTTCCAGCGAGCACCAACGAAACTCTGTATGCTCTTCATTCAACTGCACATTTTGATTGGGTGGGCACACTACCGCGAATACTGGAATCAACTGTATAACGTTAACATGATGCTCATAGAACTGCTCCAAGAACTGCGCGTTATACAAGGCTTGCACATCAATTTCTGTCTCTTCTTTGAATTCACGAACAATCGCCTGCCAACCCTTCTCACCGCTCTCAATAGAGCCCGCCACATGACACCAAAAGCCCCCCTTCACACGCTTCATCAATAGCATTTTCATCTGGCCATCGATTTCAGAAAGAGCCACACCGGAAACGATCGAAGTATTTAGCGGAATCATAAGCTTACCTGTTCATATAAAACACGAAAGCATATCACGTTCATTCCAACTTGTTACTAGGGCGTGTTGATCTTTCGAGCTGATTTTTGCAGCGAGTTGCTGGGTATTTCTACAAGGCAGAGGTTTTGATGTGTAGCTAGCCTACATGAAAAGCCGATAACGCAGTAGAAATGACCAGCAAACGCTGCCCAAAGGGTTCGGCTAAAAGCGTTTTACTCTTTGTTGAGGGGGA
Encoded proteins:
- a CDS encoding putative quinol monooxygenase — translated: MSKIVLTGYIEVPTEDLEAVLTALPIHKALTNQEPGCLIFEVTQDQHIPNKFSVYEEFVDQQAFDTHQQRVKSSEWGKITHKVERHYQIIGSSSS
- a CDS encoding NUDIX hydrolase, with amino-acid sequence MIPLNTSIVSGVALSEIDGQMKMLLMKRVKGGFWCHVAGSIESGEKGWQAIVREFKEETEIDVQALYNAQFLEQFYEHHVNVIQLIPVFAVVCPPNQNVQLNEEHTEFRWCSLEEAKQLAPFPNQHAVYDHIWEYFVNKAPNPLYCVKLV